From Amycolatopsis sp. YIM 10, the proteins below share one genomic window:
- the eccB gene encoding type VII secretion protein EccB — protein sequence MWTQRDQIQAYQFLRRRLVSALVSADANHPVSPGRRLVLGTIIGIAVALLITAVFGVIGLLKPSGGKDWLAGGKVIVEEETGARFILGEEGTLHPVLNYASARLLAGGDGSATVKVPAKNLAKAGRGPRVGIPGAPDSLPGKERLQTGPWISCSRTSRDQPTDAEPATSVLLGASSTGRPLAAGEGLLVRLPGGERYLISSGHRFRLSPEAGAALGYDRRVPIVVSSRWLNTVPAGRDLDFVEVDGAGRKGPRVGVRDTEIGQVLSVAGTSTPGYYLVRAEGLVPITQTEAALIMQAPANAAAQVSSGGGQTIEVSAADVAAAGLATDAGTAGGADPAGYPDRIPVAVEVNGETVAVCAEGDGSGSAKVTIGASAPLPAGARPQPVAAGDGRTADEVYVPPSGGAVVAEQPSGTVYVLTDLGTKYPVASGEALAALGYGAVPKLPVSAGLLALVPSGPALDPAAAAGFG from the coding sequence GTGTGGACTCAGCGGGACCAGATCCAGGCGTACCAGTTCCTGCGCCGGAGACTGGTCTCGGCACTCGTTTCGGCCGACGCCAATCACCCGGTGTCACCGGGGCGCAGGCTGGTGCTCGGCACCATCATCGGCATCGCGGTGGCGTTGCTGATCACCGCGGTGTTCGGCGTGATCGGCCTGCTGAAGCCGTCGGGCGGCAAGGACTGGCTGGCCGGTGGCAAGGTGATCGTCGAGGAGGAGACGGGCGCCCGGTTCATCCTCGGTGAGGAGGGCACGCTGCACCCGGTGCTCAACTACGCCTCGGCGCGGTTGCTGGCCGGTGGTGACGGCTCGGCCACGGTGAAGGTCCCGGCGAAGAACCTGGCCAAGGCCGGGCGCGGGCCGCGGGTCGGCATTCCCGGGGCCCCGGATTCCTTGCCGGGCAAGGAAAGACTGCAAACAGGTCCGTGGATCTCCTGTTCCCGCACCAGTCGCGACCAGCCGACCGACGCCGAACCGGCCACCTCGGTACTGCTCGGCGCCTCGTCCACCGGACGCCCGCTCGCCGCGGGGGAGGGCCTGCTGGTCCGGTTGCCCGGCGGGGAGCGGTACCTGATCAGCTCCGGGCACCGGTTCCGGCTCAGCCCCGAAGCCGGTGCCGCGCTCGGGTACGACCGCCGCGTGCCGATCGTGGTTTCGAGCCGCTGGCTGAACACCGTGCCCGCGGGCCGGGACCTGGACTTCGTCGAAGTGGACGGAGCCGGGCGCAAGGGGCCGCGGGTCGGCGTGCGCGACACCGAGATCGGCCAGGTGCTCAGCGTCGCGGGCACCAGCACGCCCGGCTACTACCTGGTGCGTGCCGAAGGGCTGGTGCCGATCACACAGACCGAGGCCGCGCTGATCATGCAGGCCCCGGCGAACGCCGCGGCGCAGGTGTCCAGTGGCGGCGGCCAGACCATCGAGGTGTCCGCGGCCGACGTCGCCGCGGCGGGACTGGCCACCGACGCCGGGACCGCCGGTGGCGCGGACCCGGCAGGCTACCCGGACCGCATCCCGGTGGCGGTCGAGGTCAACGGTGAAACGGTGGCGGTCTGCGCCGAGGGTGACGGCTCCGGCTCGGCGAAGGTGACCATCGGGGCGAGCGCGCCCCTGCCCGCCGGCGCGCGCCCGCAGCCGGTCGCCGCCGGGGACGGGCGGACCGCCGACGAGGTGTACGTGCCGCCGTCCGGTGGGGCGGTGGTGGCCGAGCAGCCCTCCGGCACGGTGTACGTGCTCACCGATCTTGGCACCAAGTACCCCGTCGCGAGCGGTGAAGCATTGGCCGCACTGGGTTATGGTGCAGTACCTAAGCTACCGGTGTCCGCCGGCCTGCTCGCGCTGGTGCCGAGCGGGCCCGCGCTGGACCCGGCGGCGGCCGCCGGATTCGGGTGA
- a CDS encoding response regulator transcription factor, whose amino-acid sequence MVSTQAIRVGVIEDHPLYRAAVARVLEEAEDIELGAVADSVARFAVCRQPAGSVVVLDLKLRGIADAAAVMEVVGMGHKVLVVSAHAGQSEVLGAISAGARGYLSKDADGEEILRAIREIASGNSYVSPTLASFVLNSTRDRNAGPKLVLSERERQVLSLVAAGERDQDIAEAMSISVRTVRSYLDRIRDKTGRRRRPELTRLAIEEGIAHPS is encoded by the coding sequence GTGGTCAGCACACAGGCGATCAGGGTCGGGGTGATCGAGGACCATCCCCTGTACCGCGCGGCCGTGGCGAGAGTGCTCGAAGAAGCCGAGGACATCGAACTGGGCGCGGTCGCCGACTCGGTGGCGCGCTTCGCGGTGTGCCGCCAGCCCGCGGGCAGCGTCGTGGTGCTGGACCTGAAGCTGCGCGGGATCGCCGACGCCGCCGCGGTGATGGAGGTGGTCGGCATGGGGCACAAGGTGCTGGTGGTCTCCGCGCACGCCGGGCAGTCCGAGGTGCTTGGCGCGATCTCCGCCGGCGCGCGGGGTTACCTGTCGAAGGACGCCGACGGCGAGGAGATCCTGCGTGCGATCAGGGAGATCGCGTCGGGCAACTCCTACGTCTCGCCGACGCTGGCCTCGTTCGTGCTGAACTCGACGCGGGACCGCAACGCCGGGCCGAAGCTGGTGCTGTCCGAACGCGAGCGGCAGGTGCTCTCGCTGGTCGCGGCGGGGGAGCGGGACCAGGACATCGCCGAGGCCATGTCGATCAGCGTCCGGACCGTGCGGTCCTACCTGGACCGGATCCGCGACAAGACCGGCAGGCGCCGCCGCCCCGAACTGACCAGGCTGGCCATCGAAGAGGGCATCGCGCATCCGTCCTAG
- a CDS encoding carbon-nitrogen hydrolase family protein: MPRIALCQLTSGADPAANLDLVREWTARAAADGAQVVVFPEATMAGFGVPLGPLAEPLDGPWASAVASVAAEHGVLVVAGMFTPDGDRVRNTLLVTGLGEHLGYDKIHLYDAFGFKESKTVAPGESIATVTVNDTVLGLATCYDVRFPELFQKLAGEGAAAVLLPASWGAGEGKREQWELLVRARALDSGSWVLACDQADPAVTGVTVNPKAPTGIGYSTVADPFGRVHAQLGADADLLVVDIDPALSTTSREATAVLPNRRL, translated from the coding sequence GTGCCCCGAATCGCGCTCTGCCAGCTGACCTCCGGTGCCGATCCGGCCGCCAACCTGGACCTGGTCCGGGAGTGGACCGCCCGCGCCGCCGCCGACGGCGCCCAGGTGGTGGTCTTCCCGGAGGCGACCATGGCCGGGTTCGGCGTGCCGCTCGGGCCGCTCGCCGAACCGCTCGACGGGCCGTGGGCCTCGGCGGTCGCTTCGGTGGCGGCGGAGCACGGCGTGCTGGTCGTCGCGGGCATGTTCACCCCGGACGGCGACCGCGTGCGCAACACGCTGCTGGTCACCGGGCTCGGCGAGCACCTCGGGTACGACAAGATCCATCTCTACGACGCCTTCGGCTTCAAGGAGTCGAAGACGGTGGCGCCGGGTGAGTCGATCGCCACGGTCACCGTGAACGACACCGTGCTCGGCCTGGCCACCTGCTACGACGTGCGGTTCCCCGAACTGTTCCAGAAGCTGGCCGGTGAAGGCGCCGCCGCGGTGCTGCTGCCCGCGTCGTGGGGTGCCGGTGAGGGCAAGCGCGAGCAGTGGGAACTGCTGGTGCGCGCGCGGGCGCTCGACTCGGGCAGCTGGGTGCTCGCCTGCGACCAGGCCGATCCGGCGGTCACCGGCGTCACCGTGAACCCGAAGGCGCCGACCGGCATCGGGTACTCGACGGTGGCCGACCCGTTCGGCCGGGTCCACGCGCAACTGGGCGCGGACGCGGACCTGCTGGTGGTCGACATCGACCCGGCCCTGTCCACCACCTCTCGCGAGGCGACGGCCGTGCTGCCGAACCGGCGCCTCTAG
- the hisD gene encoding histidinol dehydrogenase, with the protein MLNRTDLRGRTPSPAELRAALPRAGTDVDAVLHLVRPIVDAVRDRGAEAALEFGEKFDGVRPSAIRVPAAERTRALAELDPAVREALEEATTRARKVHADQRRPDVTTTVVDGGTVTERWVPVERVGLYAPGGLAVYPSTVVMNVVPAQTAGVGSLVLCSPPQAEFGGLPHPTVLAAAELLGVDEVWAVGGAQAVALLAYGGTDTDGAELAPVDVVTGPGNIYLTAAKRLLRGLIGIDSEAGPTEIAVLADHTADPAHVAADLISQAEHDPLAASVLVTDSESLADAVDAELARRVPATKHTARVTEALTGKQSGIVLVSTVDDGLRVVDAYAAEHLEIQTADARAVAARVRNAGAVFVGAYAPVSLGDYCAGSNHVLPTGGFARHSSGLSVQSFLRGIHVVDYSEQALREVAGKVVALANAEDLPAHGEAVTARFEK; encoded by the coding sequence ATGCTCAACCGCACGGACCTGCGAGGTCGTACTCCGTCCCCCGCCGAACTGCGCGCCGCCCTGCCGCGCGCCGGAACCGACGTGGACGCCGTACTGCATCTGGTCCGGCCGATCGTGGACGCGGTCCGCGACCGGGGTGCCGAGGCCGCGCTGGAGTTCGGTGAGAAGTTCGACGGCGTCCGGCCGTCCGCGATCCGCGTGCCCGCCGCCGAGCGCACGCGCGCGCTGGCCGAGCTGGACCCGGCGGTGCGCGAGGCACTGGAGGAGGCCACCACGCGGGCCCGCAAGGTGCACGCCGACCAGCGCCGCCCCGACGTCACCACCACCGTGGTCGACGGCGGCACGGTCACCGAGCGCTGGGTGCCGGTCGAGCGCGTCGGGCTGTACGCGCCGGGCGGGCTGGCGGTGTACCCGTCGACCGTGGTGATGAACGTGGTCCCGGCGCAGACGGCCGGGGTCGGCTCGCTGGTGCTCTGCTCACCGCCGCAGGCCGAGTTCGGCGGGCTGCCGCACCCGACCGTGCTCGCCGCCGCCGAACTGCTCGGCGTGGACGAGGTGTGGGCGGTCGGCGGCGCGCAGGCGGTGGCACTGCTGGCCTACGGCGGCACCGACACCGACGGCGCCGAACTCGCCCCGGTGGACGTGGTCACCGGGCCGGGCAACATCTATCTGACCGCGGCCAAGCGCCTGCTCCGCGGCCTGATCGGGATCGACTCCGAGGCGGGCCCCACCGAGATCGCGGTGCTCGCCGACCACACCGCCGACCCGGCGCACGTGGCCGCCGACCTGATCAGCCAGGCCGAGCACGACCCGCTGGCCGCCAGCGTGCTGGTGACCGACTCCGAGTCGCTCGCCGACGCGGTGGACGCCGAGCTGGCCCGCCGGGTCCCGGCCACCAAGCACACCGCGCGCGTCACCGAAGCGCTGACCGGCAAGCAGTCCGGCATCGTCCTGGTGTCCACTGTGGACGACGGTCTGCGGGTGGTGGACGCCTACGCCGCCGAGCACCTGGAGATCCAGACCGCCGACGCGCGCGCGGTGGCCGCCAGGGTGCGCAACGCGGGCGCGGTCTTCGTCGGTGCCTACGCCCCGGTCTCGCTCGGCGACTACTGCGCCGGATCGAACCACGTGCTGCCCACCGGCGGTTTCGCGCGGCACTCGTCCGGCCTGTCGGTGCAGAGCTTCCTGCGTGGCATCCACGTGGTCGACTACAGCGAGCAGGCGCTGCGCGAGGTGGCGGGCAAGGTGGTCGCGCTGGCCAACGCCGAAGACCTGCCCGCGCACGGGGAAGCCGTCACGGCGAGGTTCGAGAAATGA
- a CDS encoding aminotransferase class V-fold PLP-dependent enzyme: MIFLDSAGSSLPPPQVLDEVIGHLRREAEVGGYRAAAEREDDLERAYPVFAELLGCEPDEVAFTDSATRSWLTLVDSVPLAPGDRVLISEAEYGANAVALLRLTELSGARLELVPSDESGQLDVAALRNLLDERVKLVSLVHVPTNGGLVNPVREVTEAAHEAGALVLLDACQSAGQLPVHAADLGVDLITGTGRKWLRGPRGTGFLVVRREIADRLRPRLFDHSGADWSGLWEYRFRQDARLHELWEFGVAERLGLLKAAEYALDLGMEHIAAEVGERASRLRTGLSAIPGVTVHDLGERPSGIVTFTVDGLEPSRVKDLLWDKDIVLSVTSEGSTRFDMGRRGLSSMVRASPHYFVTPAQLDEFLTVVTGLR, translated from the coding sequence ATGATCTTCCTGGACAGCGCCGGTTCGTCCCTGCCGCCGCCCCAGGTGCTCGACGAGGTGATCGGGCACCTGCGCCGCGAAGCCGAGGTCGGCGGTTACCGCGCGGCCGCCGAGCGTGAGGACGACCTGGAGCGCGCCTATCCGGTGTTCGCCGAACTGCTCGGCTGCGAACCGGACGAGGTCGCCTTCACCGACAGCGCCACCCGGTCCTGGCTGACCCTGGTCGACTCGGTGCCGCTGGCGCCGGGTGACCGGGTGCTGATCAGCGAGGCCGAGTACGGCGCGAACGCGGTCGCGCTGCTGCGGCTGACCGAGCTGTCCGGCGCGCGGCTCGAGCTGGTGCCGTCGGACGAGTCCGGCCAGCTGGACGTGGCCGCGCTGCGGAACCTGCTCGACGAGCGGGTCAAGCTGGTCTCGCTGGTCCACGTGCCGACCAACGGCGGACTGGTGAACCCGGTCCGCGAGGTGACCGAGGCCGCGCACGAGGCGGGGGCGCTGGTGCTGCTGGACGCCTGCCAGTCGGCGGGCCAGCTGCCGGTGCACGCCGCCGACCTGGGCGTGGACCTGATCACCGGCACCGGGCGCAAGTGGCTGCGCGGGCCGCGCGGCACCGGGTTCCTGGTGGTCCGGCGCGAGATCGCCGACCGGCTGCGGCCCCGGCTGTTCGACCACAGCGGGGCCGACTGGTCCGGGCTGTGGGAGTACCGGTTCCGCCAGGACGCGCGGCTGCACGAGCTGTGGGAGTTCGGCGTGGCCGAGCGCCTCGGCCTGCTCAAAGCCGCCGAGTACGCCCTCGACCTCGGCATGGAGCACATCGCCGCGGAGGTGGGCGAGCGGGCGTCGCGGCTGCGCACCGGGCTGTCCGCGATCCCCGGCGTGACCGTGCACGACCTGGGGGAGCGGCCCAGCGGCATCGTCACCTTCACCGTCGACGGGCTCGAGCCGTCGCGCGTGAAGGACCTGTTGTGGGACAAGGACATCGTGCTCAGCGTGACGTCCGAGGGCTCGACCAGGTTCGACATGGGACGGCGCGGCCTCAGCTCGATGGTCCGGGCGTCACCGCACTACTTCGTCACCCCGGCGCAGCTCGACGAGTTCCTCACCGTGGTGACCGGCCTGCGGTGA
- a CDS encoding histidinol-phosphate transaminase: MDELDAVTLDELPLREDLRGRSPYGAPQLDVPVRLNTNENPYPPPDALVDDVTEAVREVAAGLHRYPDRDAVELRRDLAAYLSASTGVALSERQVWAANGSNEVLQQILQAFGGPGRSALGFEPSYSMHPIISAGTRTEWLPAPRRDDFTLDTEAAARVVAERAPDVVFLTSPNNPTGGSIPTAELEAVLRVAPGIVVVDEAYAEFSAQPSAVTLLAEYPAKLIVSRTMSKAFAFAGGRLGYLAATPAIVDALQLVRLPYHLSLLTQAAARAALRHAEATLASVAKLAAERDRVADALLGLGATPVPSDANFILFGRFADAPAAWKSFVDQGVLIRDVGIAGHLRVTIGTPEENDVFLGVAKDVFAKEVPR, encoded by the coding sequence GTGGACGAGTTGGACGCTGTGACGCTGGACGAGCTGCCGTTGCGGGAGGACCTGCGCGGACGCAGCCCGTACGGGGCGCCGCAGCTGGACGTGCCGGTCCGGCTGAACACCAACGAGAACCCGTACCCGCCGCCGGACGCGCTGGTCGACGACGTGACCGAGGCCGTCCGCGAGGTGGCCGCCGGTCTGCATCGCTACCCGGACCGCGACGCCGTCGAACTGCGCCGCGACCTGGCCGCGTACCTCTCCGCGAGCACCGGTGTGGCGCTGTCCGAGCGGCAGGTGTGGGCGGCGAACGGGTCCAACGAGGTGCTCCAGCAGATCCTGCAGGCCTTCGGCGGGCCGGGCCGCAGCGCGCTCGGCTTCGAGCCGTCCTACTCGATGCACCCGATCATCTCGGCGGGCACGCGCACCGAGTGGCTGCCCGCGCCGCGTCGCGACGACTTCACCCTGGACACCGAGGCCGCCGCGCGGGTGGTCGCCGAGCGCGCCCCCGACGTGGTGTTCCTGACCAGCCCGAACAACCCGACCGGCGGCTCGATCCCGACCGCCGAGCTGGAGGCGGTGCTGCGGGTCGCGCCGGGCATCGTGGTGGTGGACGAGGCCTACGCCGAGTTCTCCGCCCAGCCGAGCGCGGTGACCCTGCTGGCGGAGTACCCGGCGAAGCTGATCGTCTCGCGCACGATGAGCAAGGCGTTCGCGTTCGCCGGTGGACGGCTGGGTTATCTGGCCGCCACACCGGCCATTGTGGACGCACTGCAGCTGGTGCGGCTGCCGTACCACCTCTCGCTGCTGACCCAGGCGGCCGCGCGGGCCGCGCTGCGGCACGCCGAGGCCACGCTGGCTTCGGTGGCCAAGCTCGCCGCCGAGCGGGACAGGGTGGCCGACGCGCTGCTGGGCCTCGGCGCCACGCCGGTGCCCAGCGACGCCAACTTCATCCTGTTCGGCCGCTTCGCCGACGCGCCCGCCGCTTGGAAGTCCTTTGTGGACCAGGGGGTGCTGATCCGCGACGTCGGCATCGCCGGGCACCTGCGGGTGACCATCGGCACCCCGGAGGAGAACGACGTCTTTCTCGGCGTCGCCAAGGACGTTTTCGCGAAGGAGGTGCCCAGGTGA
- the hisB gene encoding imidazoleglycerol-phosphate dehydratase HisB — translation MSRVGKVERTTKESSISVQLDLDGTGEVEISTGVPFFDHMLTAFGAHGSLDLKVDATGDVHIDAHHTVEDTAIVLGQAIRQALGDKKGIRRFGDAWIPMDETLAHAAIDVSGRPYCVHLGEPEQFNTFTIGGNYPFVLTRHVFDSLSFHAQIALHVRVLHGRDPHHIAEAQYKAVARALRAATEADPRALGVPSTKGVL, via the coding sequence GTGAGCCGCGTGGGCAAGGTGGAACGGACCACCAAGGAGTCCTCGATCTCGGTCCAGCTGGACCTCGACGGCACCGGTGAGGTGGAGATCAGCACCGGCGTGCCGTTCTTCGACCACATGCTGACCGCGTTCGGCGCGCACGGCTCGCTGGACCTGAAGGTGGACGCCACCGGTGACGTGCACATCGACGCGCACCACACGGTCGAGGACACGGCGATCGTGCTGGGCCAGGCGATCCGCCAGGCGCTCGGGGACAAGAAGGGCATCCGCCGCTTCGGCGACGCGTGGATCCCGATGGACGAGACGCTGGCGCACGCCGCGATCGACGTGTCGGGCCGCCCGTACTGCGTGCACCTCGGTGAGCCGGAGCAGTTCAACACCTTCACCATCGGCGGGAACTACCCGTTCGTGCTGACCCGCCACGTGTTCGACTCGCTGTCGTTCCACGCGCAGATCGCGCTGCACGTGCGAGTCCTGCACGGCCGCGATCCGCACCACATCGCCGAAGCGCAGTACAAGGCGGTGGCACGGGCGCTGCGCGCGGCGACCGAGGCCGACCCGCGTGCGCTGGGTGTCCCGTCGACCAAGGGTGTGCTGTAG
- a CDS encoding RNA 2'-phosphotransferase translates to MDQRQLVRLSKQLSKHLRHDPAAAGLVLDDAGWADVDAVLDALGMNREQLAEVVSRNDKRRFSFDESGARIRANQGHSVAVELGLPVADPPEFLYHGTVAAALASIRAEGLRPMRRHAVHLSPDEETARRVGARRGAPVILRVAAGRMASAGHAFQLSANGVWLTDAVPPEYLS, encoded by the coding sequence ATGGACCAGCGGCAGCTGGTCCGGCTGTCCAAGCAGTTGTCGAAGCACCTGCGCCACGACCCGGCGGCAGCCGGGCTGGTGCTCGACGATGCGGGCTGGGCCGATGTGGACGCGGTGCTCGACGCGCTCGGCATGAACCGCGAGCAGCTCGCGGAAGTGGTCTCCCGCAACGACAAACGCCGGTTCTCGTTCGACGAGAGCGGTGCCCGCATCCGTGCGAACCAGGGGCACAGCGTGGCGGTGGAGCTGGGCCTGCCCGTCGCGGATCCGCCGGAATTCCTTTACCACGGCACGGTTGCCGCCGCGCTGGCGTCGATCCGGGCGGAAGGCCTGCGCCCGATGCGACGGCACGCCGTGCACCTGTCCCCGGACGAGGAAACCGCCCGCCGGGTGGGCGCGCGGCGTGGCGCTCCGGTGATCCTGCGAGTCGCCGCCGGACGCATGGCCTCAGCCGGACACGCGTTCCAGCTCAGCGCGAACGGCGTCTGGCTGACCGACGCGGTGCCGCCGGAGTACCTGAGCTAG
- a CDS encoding STAS domain-containing protein, whose product MNEFNYAVAVDDGQVVVTTTGALDAHTGAEFHEALPELAERHHELVLDLAGLTYVDSSGLSAFIAAHKRATAHGGRVRLSRVPPFLARLLAVTGLNTILPVLR is encoded by the coding sequence ATGAACGAATTCAACTACGCCGTGGCGGTGGACGACGGGCAGGTGGTGGTCACCACCACCGGTGCGCTGGACGCGCACACCGGCGCCGAATTCCACGAAGCACTGCCGGAACTGGCGGAACGGCACCACGAGCTGGTGCTCGACCTCGCCGGACTGACCTATGTGGACTCCAGCGGGCTGAGCGCGTTCATCGCCGCGCACAAGCGCGCCACCGCGCACGGCGGGCGGGTGCGGCTGAGCCGGGTGCCGCCGTTCCTGGCCAGGCTGCTCGCGGTGACCGGGCTGAACACCATTCTGCCGGTGCTGCGGTGA
- a CDS encoding B12-binding domain-containing protein, giving the protein MSAFDTADAVARFGRALVSVDTTAATGLVGELLEHGADPVVVLVEVIAAGQRAVGMHWQRGEWTVAREHAATGVSAAAVEVVAGYARRVPVSRGRVVVACAEREWHALPASLVGHALRAHGWEVTLLGASTPAARLSQYLHDLGPDATAVSCSVLGALPASRRFVEATTAAGIPVLAGGSGFGQDDRRALAIGATAWAPGAYAAVEAIAALPPVVPAAPPLPAAAVAEQAQLERAHPRLLAGLRAGWSFAASVLTGSPAVADSLESVVKDVLDQSLHAVWAALLTGDPRPIPETAAWVAELLAARGADPRLVDELGELLTSVLVDFPLSHALMTEAR; this is encoded by the coding sequence ATGAGCGCCTTCGACACGGCCGACGCGGTGGCCCGGTTCGGCCGGGCGCTGGTCTCGGTGGACACCACGGCCGCCACCGGCCTGGTCGGTGAGCTGCTCGAGCACGGCGCCGATCCGGTGGTGGTGCTGGTCGAGGTGATCGCCGCCGGGCAGCGCGCGGTCGGCATGCACTGGCAGCGCGGGGAATGGACGGTGGCCAGGGAGCACGCGGCCACCGGGGTCTCGGCCGCCGCGGTGGAGGTGGTCGCCGGGTACGCCCGCCGGGTGCCGGTCAGCCGTGGCCGGGTGGTGGTGGCCTGCGCCGAACGCGAGTGGCACGCGCTGCCCGCCTCGCTCGTCGGCCACGCGCTGCGCGCGCACGGCTGGGAAGTCACCCTGCTCGGCGCGTCCACCCCGGCCGCGCGGCTGAGCCAGTACCTGCACGACCTCGGCCCGGACGCGACCGCGGTCAGCTGCTCGGTGCTGGGCGCGCTGCCCGCCAGCCGCCGGTTCGTCGAGGCCACCACGGCCGCCGGGATTCCCGTGCTGGCAGGCGGTTCCGGCTTCGGCCAGGACGACCGGCGCGCGCTCGCCATCGGCGCGACGGCCTGGGCGCCGGGTGCCTACGCGGCGGTCGAGGCGATCGCGGCGCTGCCCCCGGTGGTCCCGGCGGCGCCACCGCTGCCCGCCGCGGCCGTCGCCGAGCAGGCCCAGCTGGAGCGGGCCCACCCCCGGTTGCTGGCCGGGCTGCGAGCCGGGTGGTCGTTCGCGGCGAGCGTGCTGACCGGCAGTCCCGCGGTGGCCGACAGCCTGGAATCGGTGGTGAAGGACGTGCTCGACCAGTCGCTGCACGCGGTCTGGGCGGCCCTGCTCACCGGTGATCCGCGGCCCATCCCGGAAACCGCGGCGTGGGTGGCCGAGCTGCTGGCCGCCCGCGGCGCGGACCCGCGGCTGGTGGACGAACTCGGCGAACTGCTCACCAGCGTGCTGGTGGACTTCCCGTTGTCGCACGCACTGATGACCGAGGCGCGATGA
- a CDS encoding PP2C family protein-serine/threonine phosphatase, which produces MHPGTDAPATTGPWPGLTERVTSELAGSLNLRRTALRLLDLLRPAFADWVVLALPELRTGRLVLHGGAELTATTPVTARVDRERGLGHVLSSGRTDVLHVDEDAETGLEAMIPNAGLRAEAAALRPADVAGIPLTARGTTIGVLVLVRGTRRGFPAEDIAFAEKLAGRAALAIDSAQLYEDRTHVAAVLQAGLRPPVLPELPGARIAARIRSAAAHLDLSGDFYDVLGSGDDWLVVLGDVCGKGVEAAVLTGRTRQSIRTAAYFDRRPSQVLTALNTVLYEADASRFVAVVCVRLRPIGDGSSAVASVAVAGHPPPVIIRAGGTIEQIEAVGTVAGVLPDLAFREVDVRLHLGDTMLLFTDGIYEARGADDFYGMDRLVELLPGYAGAGPEPLCEAVEQDVCDYLGGRPHDDMALFAVTWGR; this is translated from the coding sequence ATGCACCCTGGGACCGACGCCCCCGCCACGACCGGGCCGTGGCCCGGCCTGACCGAGCGCGTCACCAGCGAGCTGGCCGGCTCGCTGAACCTGCGCCGCACCGCGCTGCGCCTGCTCGACCTGCTCCGCCCCGCGTTCGCCGACTGGGTGGTGCTCGCGCTACCCGAACTCCGCACCGGCAGGCTGGTGCTGCACGGCGGCGCCGAGCTGACCGCCACCACCCCGGTCACCGCCCGCGTCGACCGCGAGCGCGGCCTCGGCCACGTGCTCAGCTCCGGTCGCACCGACGTGCTGCACGTGGACGAGGACGCCGAGACCGGGCTGGAGGCGATGATCCCGAACGCCGGGTTGCGTGCCGAGGCCGCCGCGCTGCGCCCGGCCGACGTCGCCGGGATCCCGCTGACCGCGCGCGGCACCACCATCGGCGTGCTCGTACTGGTCCGCGGCACGCGCCGCGGCTTTCCCGCCGAGGACATCGCCTTCGCCGAGAAGCTGGCCGGGCGCGCCGCGCTGGCGATCGATTCGGCGCAGCTCTACGAGGACCGCACGCACGTGGCCGCGGTGCTGCAGGCCGGGCTGCGCCCGCCGGTCCTGCCCGAACTGCCCGGCGCGCGGATCGCCGCGCGGATCCGGTCGGCGGCCGCGCACCTCGACCTGTCCGGCGACTTCTACGACGTGCTCGGCTCCGGTGACGACTGGCTGGTGGTGCTCGGCGACGTCTGCGGCAAGGGTGTGGAGGCCGCGGTGCTGACCGGCCGCACCCGGCAGAGCATCCGCACCGCCGCCTACTTCGACCGGCGGCCCAGCCAGGTGCTGACCGCGTTGAACACCGTGCTCTACGAAGCCGACGCCAGCCGGTTCGTGGCCGTGGTGTGCGTGCGGCTGCGCCCGATCGGCGACGGCAGCTCGGCGGTGGCCAGCGTGGCGGTGGCCGGGCACCCGCCGCCGGTGATCATCCGGGCGGGCGGCACGATCGAGCAGATCGAGGCCGTCGGCACGGTGGCCGGCGTGCTGCCGGACCTGGCCTTCCGGGAGGTCGACGTGCGCCTGCACCTCGGTGACACCATGTTGCTGTTCACCGACGGCATCTACGAGGCACGCGGAGCGGATGACTTCTACGGCATGGACCGGCTGGTGGAGCTGCTGCCCGGGTACGCGGGCGCCGGCCCGGAACCGCTGTGCGAGGCGGTCGAGCAGGACGTCTGCGACTATCTCGGCGGCCGCCCGCACGACGACATGGCCCTGTTCGCGGTGACCTGGGGACGATGA